Proteins encoded in a region of the Oscarella lobularis chromosome 17, ooOscLobu1.1, whole genome shotgun sequence genome:
- the LOC136197552 gene encoding nuclear pore complex protein Nup98-Nup96-like, whose translation MKHDMLVPRKSVKTLVIKPKSTRDKSVTFNTSQSGASPSVGQSAIAAATSTSSNAALSALITRTAPKWPAARRRRRQGEISGGNLFSDTFSYTPSESTVGGLAEPPTFAGFTPAASSAIGDESIPSGASPSGADSVGGTGKVDPTTGITLTRPGYYMKPSLAELQALAPSHNSSGPIEVEDFKVGREGYGYVVFEGKTNVRGLNLDEIVHIRRKEICVYPDDDDDVKPSCGEELNKGAFVYLEKTWPIDKSTREAIKDPERLASMRYSDKVERLTAKMGATFIDYEPGSGAWTFKVDHFSKYGLVDEDSDEENAVAKKRQKGEAAAAAAAAAANQQPKPTQASSAFRSYPVTNSNSSHIGRRH comes from the exons ATGAAGCACGATATGCTCGTTCCTAGGAAGAGCGTGAAGACGTTGGTCATCAAGCCGAAATCGACACGAGAC AAAAGTGTGACCTTCAATACGAGTCAATCAGGGGCTTCTCCTTCGGTCGGACAGTccgccatcgccgccgcgacgtcgacgtcatccaaCGCGGCTCTTTCCGCGCTCATAACAAGAACGGCTCCGAAGTGGCCAGCAGcacgccgaagacgacgtcaggGGGAAATCTCAGGCGGAAATCTCTTCTCGGATAC TTTTAGTTATACTCCGTCTGAGAGCACCGTTGGAGGGCTGGCGGAGCCTCCTACGTTCGCTGGATTCACTCCCGCTGCGTCTTCGGCGATCGGAGACGAGAGCATTCCCTCCGGAGCGAGTCCGTCTGGCGCCGATTCGGTGGGTGGAACGGGAAAagtcgatccgacgacgggcATCACTTTGACGCGGCCCGGTTATTACATGAAGCCGTCGTTGGCCGAATTGCAAGCGTTGGCTCCGTCCCACAATTCGTCTGGGCCCATCGAAGTGGAGGACTTCAAGGTAGGAAGAGAGGGATACGggtacgtcgttttcgaaggGAAGACGAATGTTCGCGGATTGAATTTGGACGAAATCG TTCATATAAGACGTAAAGAAATTTGCGTCTatcccgacgacgacgacgacgtcaaacctTCCTGTGGCGAAGAATTGAACAAAGGCGCGTTTGTGTACCTCGAAAAGACGTGGCCAATTGATAAATCGACGCGAGAAGCAATCAAG gacCCTGAACGACTCGCATCAATGCGCTATTCTGACAAAGTGGAGCGTCTAACGGCGAAAATGGGCGCGACATTCATTGACTACGAACCTGGAAGCGGAGCGTGGACTTTCAAG GTTGATCACTTTTCCAAGTATGGCCTCGTTGACGAGGATTCCGACGAGGAAAATGCGGTTGCCAAGAAACGTCAGAAAGgagaagcggcggcggcggcggcggcggcggctgccaATCAGCAGCCGAAGCCGACTCAAGCGTCTTCCGCTTTCCGATCCTATCCCGTCACAAACTCAAACTCCTCTCATATTGGACGGCGACACTGA
- the LOC136197281 gene encoding leucine zipper transcription factor-like protein 1 has product MLFGLGAVVKGDVESELIHTTHTNVLLLRQVFRQAEKWHLKLSADVSELENQELIEEIARFEEKQFASSGLGSATASKTLPAAKTKLEPLNEAGGSALLQMEISRLKEENDKMKERMRMIEGKAHDALEEKGKLKSQLVQAEAALKAKETKSSAASDVVPTTSSQSKANPVLSGKSAGGEDDGKLREELGETKHELLAIKAKLENAEKELEKKLGETAQFTNMKKMLTKKNEQLKDLRSRLKKYEPDAEIL; this is encoded by the exons ATGTTATTCGGTCTTGGCGCCGTTGTCAagggcgacgtcgaatcggaaCTGATTCATACGACGCATACGAACGTTCTTCTGCTACGTCAAGTTTTTCGACAGGCGGAGAAATGGCATCTGAAGTTGAGTGCCGACGTTTCTGAGCTCGAGAATCA GGAATTGATTGAGGAAATTGCtcgatttgaagagaaacagttTGCTTCTTCTGGATTAGGATCTGCAACAGCTTCAAAG ACTCTTCCAGCAGCCAAGACGAAATTGGAGCCGTTGAATGAGGCTGGTGGGAGTGCTCTTCTGCAGATG GAAATTTCTCGGCTGAAAGAGGAAAATGATAAAATGAAGGAACGAATGCGAATGATAGAAGGAAAG gctcATGATGCcttggaagaaaaagggaaATTGAAGAGTCAATTAGTGCAAGCTGAAGCAGCtctaaaagcaaaagaaaccaaatca TCAGCAGCATCGGATGTTGTTCCAACAACCTCTTCACAATCAAAGGCAAATCCAGTTTTAAGTGGAAAATCTGCTGGGGGTGAAGACGATGGAAAATTGAGGGAAGAATTGGGAGAAACCAAACACGAATTGTTGGCTATCAAAGCTAAGCTTGAAAATGCTGAAAAG GAATTGGAAAAGAAACTCGGCGAAACGGCTCAATTTACAAacatgaaaaaaatgcttacgaagaaaaacgagcaaTTAAAAGATCTTCGAAGTCGTTTAAAAAA ATACGAACCAGATGCCGAAATATTATAG
- the LOC136197278 gene encoding L-threonine 3-dehydrogenase, mitochondrial-like isoform X1, translated as MHAIATRRGSFLGSSMRRWLSGKPPRILITGGLGQLGTELAQCLRSKYGNDNVILSDNKEAESGTSGSGPFIRCDVTDFDYLDGVVKNEGIDWLVHFATLLSAIGEKKVDEAIRVNIGGFHNVLNLTRKYNLRLFCPSTIGAFGPSTPRIDTPDLTIQRPNTIYGVSKVHVELLGEYYHQHPEYQVDFRCARFPGILSGNTLPGGGTTDYAVHIFYEAIKRGRYTCYLRPDTRLPMMYIDDCIRGTVEMLHAPSDQLKMRTYNMAAFSFTPDQLVKELQKYVPHLKVDYVIDPVRQKIADSWPESLNDSNATRDWGWKHDYDLAKTTRTMYDIIMRNIDKDK; from the exons ATGCACGCGattgcgacgagaagaggcTCATTTCTGGGCTCATCGATGCGTCGATGGCTTAGCGGAAAGCCGCCGCGCATTCTCATAACGG GCGGTTTGGGTCAATTGGGTACGGAATTGGCTCAATGTCTTCG AAGTAAATATGGAAATGACAACGTGATCTTGTCCGATAACAAAGAAGCCGAAAGTGGGACGAGTGGGAGTGGTCCTTTTATTCGTTGTGATGTAACCGACTTTGACTATTTGGACGGTGTCGTGAAAAATGAAGGAATCGATTGGCTCGTTCATTTTGCTACACTTCTCAGTGCAATtggcgaaaagaaagtcgacgaagcaaTTCGTGTCAATATCGGAGGATTTCATAACGTTCTCAATTTGACCAGAAAATACAATTTACGTCTCTTCTGTCCGAGTACAATTGGAGCCTTTGGTCCATCTACACCGAGAATTGATACACCAGATTTGACGATACAAAGGCCAAACACAATTTATGGTGTATCCAAGGTGCACGTTGAACTCTTGGGAGAA TACTATCATCAACATCCCGAATATCAAGTAGACTTTCGATGTGCTCGCTTTCCTGGAATTCTATCAGGCAATACTCTACCAGGTGGCGGAACTACAG ATTATGCCGTTCACATCTTTTATGAGGCTATCAAACGGGGTCGCTACACTTGCTATTTGAGACCGGACACTCGTCTGCCCATGATGTACATCGACGATTGCATTCGTGGCACCGTCGAAATGCTTCACGCTCCGAGCGatcaattgaaaatgagaACGTATAACATGGCGGCATTCAGCTTCACACCGGATCAACTAGTCAAAGAATTACAAAAGTATGTGCCGCACTTGAAGGTCGATTACGTTATTGATCCAGTCAGACAGAAAATAG CTGATTCTTGGCCAGAGAGTCTGAATGATTCAAATGCAACAAGAGATTGGGGTTGGAAGCATGACTACGATTTGGCAAAGACAACTCGTACAATGTACGATATCATCATGAGAAACATTGACAAAGACAAATGA
- the LOC136197278 gene encoding L-threonine 3-dehydrogenase, mitochondrial-like isoform X2 produces MHAIATRRGSFLGSSMRRWLSGKPPRILITGGLGQLGTELAQCLRSKYGNDNVILSDNKEAESGTSGSGPFIRCDVTDFDYLDGVVKNEGIDWLVHFATLLSAIGEKKVDEAIRVNIGGFHNVLNLTRKYNLRLFCPSTIGAFGPSTPRIDTPDLTIQRPNTIYGVSKVHVELLGEYYHQHPEYQVDFRCARFPGILSGNTLPGGGTTDYAVHIFYEAIKRGRYTCYLRPDTRLPMMYIDDCIRGTVEMLHAPSDQLKMRTYNMAAFSFTPDQLVKELQKYVPHLKVDYVIDPVRQKIDSLFS; encoded by the exons ATGCACGCGattgcgacgagaagaggcTCATTTCTGGGCTCATCGATGCGTCGATGGCTTAGCGGAAAGCCGCCGCGCATTCTCATAACGG GCGGTTTGGGTCAATTGGGTACGGAATTGGCTCAATGTCTTCG AAGTAAATATGGAAATGACAACGTGATCTTGTCCGATAACAAAGAAGCCGAAAGTGGGACGAGTGGGAGTGGTCCTTTTATTCGTTGTGATGTAACCGACTTTGACTATTTGGACGGTGTCGTGAAAAATGAAGGAATCGATTGGCTCGTTCATTTTGCTACACTTCTCAGTGCAATtggcgaaaagaaagtcgacgaagcaaTTCGTGTCAATATCGGAGGATTTCATAACGTTCTCAATTTGACCAGAAAATACAATTTACGTCTCTTCTGTCCGAGTACAATTGGAGCCTTTGGTCCATCTACACCGAGAATTGATACACCAGATTTGACGATACAAAGGCCAAACACAATTTATGGTGTATCCAAGGTGCACGTTGAACTCTTGGGAGAA TACTATCATCAACATCCCGAATATCAAGTAGACTTTCGATGTGCTCGCTTTCCTGGAATTCTATCAGGCAATACTCTACCAGGTGGCGGAACTACAG ATTATGCCGTTCACATCTTTTATGAGGCTATCAAACGGGGTCGCTACACTTGCTATTTGAGACCGGACACTCGTCTGCCCATGATGTACATCGACGATTGCATTCGTGGCACCGTCGAAATGCTTCACGCTCCGAGCGatcaattgaaaatgagaACGTATAACATGGCGGCATTCAGCTTCACACCGGATCAACTAGTCAAAGAATTACAAAAGTATGTGCCGCACTTGAAGGTCGATTACGTTATTGATCCAGTCAGACAGAAAATAG attctTTGTTTAGCTGA
- the LOC136197273 gene encoding band 4.1-like protein 1, producing the protein MTSNAETTTKKSSTKRRRKNDPKAREIHCTVSLLDGETLEYDLDRDAKSPALVDRVFDHLNVLEKDYFGVFFIDPDGDRNWLDPRKLLRKQVRDRNFEFFFGVKFYALDPNTLHEDLTRYQVCLQVKKDILTGNLTVSQETASLLASYSIQAELGDHDPAVHDDDYLSGYQFIPDQPADFLAKVKLQHKEHHGQTPAVAENHFLEHAKRLEGFGIVRYEARDQDNVLISLGVSGNGIDVLRDDRRINRFSWPKVMKLAFRRKKFSIKIRPSENDEHETTVSFRFDGSKKAKLMWKIAVMHHVFFRMSVAIPPPKRTGFLKMGSKFRYSGRTLRQLKTMEMSRQPPEFERKPSKRFSKGGESKGEKEKDGGEEGRPTSLSYAPGYVPSPQAKEFVDRQRTSLDAEKATKETEEEEKKEEDVHTKEKEREKENEKEEAEEEEEDGGGDLPPPPPTFLAEQAAEVEEQAKEEQTPGGKDDLDPDYQELEDGSEPTSPQNTVGLEVEIQTALANSPIHKQQAKTENTTANGGTVTARTDSLAEESLTVQNPGIGPAPEVFLPAGQPQPLDEMLASLEGSGATVTEVRVITKTVKVEPEEEKDVKTHQAHLINIADELDALASDLTPGKEATPTSS; encoded by the exons ATGACTTCGAACGCGGaaacgacaacgaaaaaatcgtcgacgaaacgacgtcgcaaaaACGATCCTAAAGCGAGAGAAATTCATTGTACGGTTTCActtctcgacggcgaaacgctCGAATACGACTTGGAC CGTGACGCTAAATCACCGgcactcgtcgatcgcgttTTCGATCATTTGAACGTGCTCGAAAAAGACTATTTTGGCGTCTTTTTTATCGATCCCGATGGAGATCGG AATTGGCTCGATCCGCGAAAGCTCCTACGGAAGCAAGTGCGCG accGAAATTTTGAGTTTTTTTTCGGTGTCAAATTCTACGCACTCGATCCTAATACATTGCACGAAGACTTGACTAG ATATCAAGTGTGTCTTCAAGTGAAAAAAGATATTTTAACGGGAAATTTGACTGTAAGTCAAGAGACGGCTTCTCTCCTCGCTTCCTATTCCATTCAAG cTGAACTTGGTGATCATGATCCGGCTGTCCATGATGACGATTATTTGAGTGGATATCAATTTATTCCTGATCAGCCAGCCGATTTCTTAGCTAAAGTCAAATTGCAACACAAGGAACATCA TGGACAAACTCCAGCTGTTGCTGAAAATCATTTCTTGGAACATGCTAAGAGATTGGAGGGTTTTGGAATTGTTCGCTATGAAGCACGTGATCAAGACAATGTTCTCATTTCTCTTGGTGTATCTGGAAATGGAATCGATGTtcttcgagacgatcgaAGAATAAATCGATTTTCATG gCCCAAAGTAATGAAATTGGCTTTtcgaaggaaaaaattcaGTATAAAAATTAGACCGTCAGAA AATGATGAACATGAGACGACTGTCagttttcgttttgacggctcaaagaaagcgaaattgATGTGGAAAATTGCCGTCATGCATCACGTCTTCTTTCGCATGTCCGTCGCTATTCCGCCTCCAAAAAGAACCGGATTTCTCAAAATGGGTTCCAAATTTCGATACAG tGGACGAACGTTGCGTCAGCTGAAAACGATGGAAATGAGCAGACAGCCACCTGAATTTGAGAG gAAACCGAGTAAACGATTTTCAAAGGGTGGAGAaagcaaaggagaaaaggaaaaagatgGAGGAGAGGAGGGACGACCAACAAGTCTCAGCTATG cTCCTGGTTATGTTCCATCTCCCCAAGCAAAAGAATTTGTTGATCGTCAACGTACGTCATTGGATGCtgaaaaggcgacgaaagagacagaggaggaggagaagaaagaagaagatgttcatacaaaagaaaaggagagagaaaaggaaaatgagaaagaagaagcagaggaagaagaagaagatggtGGGGGAGatcttcctcctccacctccGACTTTTCTTGCTGAACAAGCAGCAGAAGTAGAGGAACAAGCAAAAGAGGAACAAACTCCCGGCGGAAAAGACGATCTCGATCCCGATTATCAGGAATTGGAAGATGGAAGCGAACCAACTTCACCTCAAAATACAG TGGGATTGGAGGTCGAGATTCAGACTGCACTCGCTAATTCGCCAATTCATAAGCAACAAGCAAAAACAGAAAA tACAACGGCAAATGGAGGAACGGTGACAGCACGGACGGACAGCTTAGCCGAAGAGAGTTTGACTGTGCAAAATCCTGGCATTGGG CCGGCTCCTGAAGTGTTTTTGCCCGCTGGTCAGCCCCAGCCTTTGGATGAAATGTTGGCGAGTTTGGAGGGAAGCGGAGCGACTGTCACTGAAGTGAGAGTCATTACAAAAACAGTCAAAGTTGAaccggaagaagagaaagatgtCAAGACTCATCAAGCACATCTAATC AATATTGCTGATGAATTAGATGCTTTAGCTTCTGATTTGACACCTGGAAAAGAAGCCACTCCAACGTCATCTTAG
- the LOC136197276 gene encoding uncharacterized protein, translated as MAAVVEMTNRSNNITPIPANNSPADPYLGGCFKNYTPEACARAGSLATLAIVTALVCTIKIIALHRRKKRAHANHYVVFYAALIECLLFAVHWLVEYDARIVFACEWLNAIEILAVLHFYAALAVAMVYQDKSKLKRFAFPFIVVLALYFTSVMIYAIVHVQKDSVECTAHAWLLFSVSDFLLVQLFALVALYINRVLNSVMTLEDFKRRQKRHVISLVIVFEVAILLSIVIDIVDKVSYRTDKEFTCWSFFIKSQTGFTIYYIVFRIVKYFMPIWAMCVVFHLGMMKPSKLSSSSSSSSSTSSLSTSVSRTNIDIPFAASGKRNTRAARIPYVSHFTNQRHSSYNINSGGGGGSSGSPSIPV; from the coding sequence atggcggcggtggtggaGATGACGAATCGATCGAACAACATCACGCCTATTCCAGCGAACAACAGTCCGGCCGATCCCTACCTTGGAGGTTGCTTCAAAAATTATACGCCAGAAGCGTGCGCAAGAGCGGGCTCACTAGCGACTCTTGCCATTGTAACGGCACTCGTATGCACTATCAAAATCATAGCGCTACATCGTCGAAAGAAGCGCGCACACGCCAATCACTACGTCGTTTTCTATGCAGCACTAATCGAATGTCTACTCTTCGCCGTTCATTGGCTCGTCGAATACGACGctcgaatcgttttcgcATGCGAATGGCTCAACGCTATAGAAATTCTCGCCGTTCTTCATTTCTACGCAGCACTCGCCGTCGCAATGGTCTATCAAGATAAATCCAAGTTAAAACGCTTCGCATTTCCCTTTATCGTCGTTCTCGCTCTCTATTTCACGAGCGTTATGATCTACGCCATTGTTCACGTTCAAAAAGATTCCGTCGAATGTACTGCGCATGCGTGGCTATTATTTTCTGTTTCCGATTTCCTTCTCGTTCAActtttcgctctcgtcgcACTTTATATCAATCGCGTACTCAATTCCGTCATGACGTTAGAAGAtttcaaacgacgtcaaaaacgtcaCGTCATATCATTAGTTATTGTTTTTGAAGTTGCAATTCTTCTCAGCATTGTCATTGATATCGTCGACAAAGTTTCCTATCGCACGGATAAGGAATTCACGTGTTGGTCATTTTTCATAAAAAGTCAAACGGGTTTCACTATATATTACATTGTTTTTCGCATCGTTAAATATTTTATGCCTATATGGGCCATGTGCGTTGTTTTTCATTTGGGAATGATGAAACCAAGCAAATTGtcatcctcttcttcttcctcctcatcgacgtcatcactaTCTACAAGTGTATCAAGAACAAATATTGATATCCCTTTTGCTGCTAGtggaaaaagaaacacaAGGGCCGCACGAATACCCTACGTCTCTCATTTTACAAATCAAAGGCACAGTTCATACAACATTAATagtggtggtggcggcggaagtAGTGGAAGCCCATCCATACCAGTTTGA
- the LOC136197275 gene encoding intraflagellar transport protein 52 homolog, with protein MPETIADEETSKTTLLFDASKKEVFTPNNGFKTIHRRMRTSWKIATHRDEIVYDKLAHARVFILGGPREKFTSQEFETLRNYINEGGNVLLMLGEGGETKFDTNVNFLLEEYGIMINDDSVVRTVFYKYFHPKEVVVSNGVLNREINRAAGKSIPGQQHHNIESQSSTSSQEDDLTFLYPYGASLNVQKPAVSVLSSGSVSFPLNRPIGAFYTGRRQKNGSGGGKLAVLGSCHVFSDQYIDKEENEKLWDVIFRWFTTDEIELNAIDAEDPEVSDYHFIPDTSRLADRLRVPLQEGDEIPRDFTSLFNMSLYQLDTSVLPDAIRAYDQLRVKHEPLQLIQPQFETPLPPLTPAVFPPTFREVPPPALDLFDLDEHFSSEKVKLAQVTNKCNDDDLEYYVRECGEILGVSGKLPADSQDAKHILEYIFTQVVEFKKLNQDADDDDVAAATATTMTEEMKEE; from the exons atGCCCGAA ACGATCGCGGACGAAGAAACGAGCAAAACGACGTTGctcttcgacgcttcgaagAAGGAAGTTTTTACGCCTAACAACGGCTTCAAAACGATTCATAGACGCATGCGTACGAGCTGGAAGATTGCAAC gcatcgcgacgaaattgttTACGACAAgctagcgcacgctagaGTCTTTATTTTGGGAGGTCCACGCGAAAAATTCACTTCGCAAGAATTCGAAACGTTGCGAAATTACATCAATGAGGGAGGAAATGTTCTTCTTATGCTCGGAGAAGGCGGCGAAACAAAATTTGATACAAACGTCAATTTTCTCTTGGAAGAATACGGGATCATGATCAATGATG atAGTGTTGTTCGTACAGTTTTttataaatattttcatCCTAAAGAAGTTGTCGTTTCAAATGGAGTTCTCAATAG AGAAATCAATCGTGCCGCTGGAAAGTCAATTCCGGGTCAGCAGCATCATAATATTGAAAGTCAAAGTAGCACTTCTTCTCAAGAAGA TGATCTGACTTTTCTCTATCCGTATGGAGCTTCTCTCAATGTTCAAAAGCCGGCTGTTTCCGTGTTGTCATCCGGGAGCGTGTCCTTTCCTTTGAATCGACCAATTGGAGCTTTTTATACGGGACGTCGACAG AAAAATGGGAGTGGCGGCGGTAAGTTGGCAGTTTTAGGCTCCTGTCACGTCTTCTCAGATCAATACATtgataaagaagaaaatgagaaacTCTGG GATGTTATTTTTCGATGGTTTACAACGGACGAAATTGAATTGAATGCTATTGATGCGGAAGACCCGGAA GTATCAGACTATCACTTTATACCTGATACTTCGAGACTGGCAGATCGTCTTCGCGTTCCTCTTCAAGAGGGAGATGAA ATTCCGAGAGACTTTACGTCTCTCTTCAACATGTCTCTTTATCAACTTGATACATCTGTACTTCCAGATGCTATTAG AGCCTATGATCAGCTGAGAGTGAAACACGAACCCTTACAATTGATACAACCCCAATTTGAAACGCCTCTTCCGCCGCTCACACCAGCA gtgTTTCCGCCTACGTTTCGCGAAGTTCCTCCGCCAGCTCTTGATCTCTTTGATCTCGACGAACATTTTTCGTCGGAAAAAGTAAAACTGGCTCAAGTAACAAATAAAT gtaaTGATGACGATCTGGAATACTATGTACGGGAATGTGGAGAAATCCTTGGCGTTTCCGGAAAATTACCGGCAGATAGCCAAGACGCAAAGCACATTTTGGAATACATTTTTACTCAAGTCGTTGAATTCAAAAAACTCAATCAAGATgccgatgacgatgacgtggcAGCTGCaaccgcgacgacgatgacggaagAAATGAAGGAAGA ATAA
- the LOC136197282 gene encoding calcium and integrin-binding family member 3-like, whose amino-acid sequence MGSSCSQQSDLREDVLQCYAELTYFTKPEILHVFHRFRELDPEALEENRNAVIKMSRITSGIEELAVNPFKERLCRVFSQSNSGDLTFEDFLDMMSVLSENAPKIVKVEWAFKVYDFSNDNVIDQKDIVQMIDSLCGEDAGSELEITGHLNIEDSTLIAEKIIKEADLDGDKVLNFFEFETVMMKCPEFLNTFRLRL is encoded by the exons ATGGGCTCGTCGTGCTCGCAACAGTCAGATCTGAGGGAAGACGTCTTGCAATGCTACGCC GAGTTGACCTACTTTACCAAGCCCGAAATTTTGCA CGTATTTCATCGATTCAGGGAACTCGATCCCGAAGCACTGGAAGAAAACAGAAACGCTGTTATCAAGATGAGTCGAATTACGTCTGGAATCGAAGAACTAGCT GTGAATCCGTTCAAGGAAAGACTCTGTCGAGTCTTTTCCCAATCCAATAGCGGCGACCTAACGTTTGAAGATTTTCTTGACATGATGTCTGTCCTAAGTGAAAAC GCTCCGAAAATTGTCAAAGTCGAATGGGCATTCAAAGTCTACG aTTTCAGCAATGACAACGTCATCGATCAAAAGGATATTGTCCAAATGATTGATTCCTTGTGCGGTGAAGACGCCGGAAGTGAGCTCGAAATCACAGGTCATCTCAACATTGAAGACAGCACTCTCATCGCCGAAAAA ATTATCAAAGAAGCCGATTTGGACGGCGACAAAGTGTTgaacttttttgaatttgaaacTGTTATGATGAAATGCCCCGAGTTTTTGAATACGTTTCGCTTACGACTTTGA
- the LOC136197279 gene encoding eukaryotic translation initiation factor 2 subunit 1-like, giving the protein MPLSCRFYAHRFPEVDDVVMVNVRSIAEMGAYVTLLEYNDIEGMILLSELSRRRIRSINKLIRVGRNECVVVIRVDKEKGYIDLSKRRVSADEVQKCEEKYNKAKTVNQILHRVASLKEYENEEFEELYEKTAWALEAKTKIAGSSYEAFKKAVGDPSVLDDFHVTDDVKELLFEHIKRRLTPKSVKVRADIEVACYGYEGVDAVRQSLKAGLALSKPEMPLKINLIAPPVYVVATNTYDHIEGVTLVATAIQSVRAKIEEFDGGSYNVKMEPKVVTEADDTELARELEEHEKEQAQVPGDDPEEEEEVGSGAAGDEEEQ; this is encoded by the exons ATGCCTCTATCGTGTAGGTTCTACGCTCACCGTTTTCCCGAAGTGGACGACGTCGTTATGGTGAACGTGCGTTCGATTGCCGAAATGGGTGCTTACGTCACTCTGCTCGAATACAACGACATCGAAGGAATgattcttctttctgaattgagtcgccgtcgcatcAGATCGATCAATAAGCTCATTCGAGTCGGTCGTAACGAATGCGTCGTCGTTATTCGAGTCGATAAGGAGAAAG GTTACATCGATTtgtcgaaacgacgagttTCTGCTGACGAAGTTCAAAAATGCGAGGAAAAATACAACAAAGCGAAAACG GTGAATCAAATTTTGCATCGCGTCGCTTCGTTGAAAGAGTacgaaaatgaagaatttgaagaaTTGTATGAGAAGACAGCGTGGGCTCTCGAAGCAAAGACCAAAATAGCAGGAAGTAGCTACGAAGCGTTTAAAAAAGCCGTAGG AGATCCAAGTGTTCTTGATGATTTTCATGTaacagatgacgtcaaagaacTTCTCTTTGAACACATCAAACGACGACTGACACCCAAATCGGTCAAAGTGCGAGCAG ATATTGAAGTTGCTTGTTATGGTTACGAAGGTGTTGATGCTGTGAGGCAATCTTTGAAAGCGGGACTAGCCTTGTCTAAACCTGAAATGCCTCTCAAg ATTAATTTGATTGCGCCGCCCGTTTACGTAGTAGCTACGAATACTTATGATCACATTGAAGGCGTGACGTTAGTTGCCACGGCAATTCAATCTGTTCGAGCcaaaattgaagaatttgATGGAGGATCGTATAACGTTAAAATGGAa ccTAAAGTTGTGACTGAAGCCGACGATACGGAACTTGCGCGAGAATTGGAAGAACACGAGAAAGAACAAGCTCAAGTGCCTGGCGACGATccagaggaagaagaagaagtggGAAGTGGAGCAgcaggagacgaagaagaacagTAA
- the LOC136197280 gene encoding uncharacterized protein: MLDKRRSIIVDSVRSAASALGTVRRHPLRFLQTIKESFISFINKRSRVEWGLLLLFYLTLYGFLAGIFATTLSVFLLTLPPTPANFTHTEIATHTPRWTNNIATALTFNHKSLLTTLDCTTETFSNGTCSLDVVIKMNRLAGVLRFPPFQSQENMIVICRTTTSTITFLQCDSDFMCSESTLTQNGTSVVTLDIPTGSKFPFSATLKVGLGRIPEPQTTVQSNVLCTTNHTLVKEGNAELTLSFTNIDDETTTETN; the protein is encoded by the exons ATGTTGGATAAACGAAGATCGATTATTGTCGACTCTGTCAGATCGGCTGCATCGGCGCTGGGAACAGTGCGTCGTCATCCGCTACGATTTTTGCAAACGATCAAAGAATCCTTCATTTCATTCATCAACAAAAGATCGCGAGTCGAATGGG GTCTACTTTTGTTGTTCTATCTCACGCTCTACGGTTTTTTGGCGGGAATTTTCGCCACGACTTTATCCGTCTTTCTTCTAACCCTTCCCCCTACGCCAGCCAACTTTACTCACACTGAAATAGCAACGCACACGCCCAGATGGACGAATAATATCGCTACGG ctCTTACCTTCAATCACAAATCGCTTCTAACGACTCTTGACTGTACAACGGAGACTTTTTCAAATGGAACTTGCAGTCTCGATGTCGTCATCAAAATGAATCGATTGGCTGGAGTCCTTCGTTTTCCGCCTTTCCAAAGTCAAGAAAACATGATCGTCATCTGCAGAACGACCACTTCTACGATCACTTTTCTTCAATGCGACAGCGATTTTATGTGTAGCGAATCGACGTTGACGCAAAACGGAACTTCTGTCGTCACTCTCGACATTCCTACGGGCTCCAAATTCCCATTCAGTGCAACTCTTAAAGTGGGCTTGGGACGTATCCCTGAGCCACAAACAACTGTTCAGTCAAACGTCCTATGCACTACAAATCATACATTGGTTAAAGAGGGAAATGCCGAGTTGACGCTCTCATTTACAAatattgacgacgaaacgacgacggaaactaattaa